The following are encoded together in the Methanosarcina flavescens genome:
- a CDS encoding fibrillarin-like rRNA/tRNA 2'-O-methyltransferase, which translates to MIEVKKLSDGIFEVIKDKKQLATKNLDPGRIVYGEKLIPVEGIEYRTWDPRRSKLGAMILKKFNIPLKEDSKVLYLGAASGTTVSHVSDIVSEGAVYAVEFAPRSMRDLIRLASRRKNIYPILADAGKPDSYSHLVEPVNLIFQDVAQPNQAEIAARNAARFLKKDGNLMLSIKARSIDTAANPKEVFKAEVKKLEQAFEPKFEILNAKELKPYHEDHLGVLAKLK; encoded by the coding sequence ATGATTGAAGTCAAAAAGCTGTCTGATGGAATCTTTGAAGTCATAAAAGACAAAAAACAGCTTGCTACAAAAAACCTTGACCCCGGCAGAATAGTTTATGGGGAAAAACTGATCCCGGTAGAAGGAATTGAATACAGGACATGGGACCCTCGTAGGAGTAAGCTCGGAGCCATGATCCTTAAAAAGTTCAATATTCCCCTCAAGGAAGATTCGAAGGTGCTTTACCTCGGGGCAGCTTCAGGTACAACGGTCAGCCATGTTTCTGATATCGTCTCTGAAGGTGCAGTCTATGCTGTTGAATTTGCCCCGAGAAGTATGAGAGATCTGATAAGACTCGCATCAAGGAGGAAAAATATCTACCCGATTCTGGCTGATGCGGGAAAACCAGATAGTTACTCTCATCTCGTTGAGCCTGTGAACCTTATTTTTCAGGATGTTGCACAGCCTAACCAGGCCGAAATAGCTGCAAGAAACGCTGCCCGCTTTTTGAAAAAGGATGGAAACCTCATGCTTTCCATCAAAGCCCGGAGTATCGATACTGCAGCAAATCCAAAAGAGGTTTTTAAGGCAGAAGTGAAGAAACTCGAACAAGCTTTTGAGCCCAAATTTGAGATTCTTAATGCAAAGGAACTGAAGCCCTATCATGAAGACCACCTTGGAGTCCTGGCGAAGTTGAAGTGA
- a CDS encoding DUF2953 domain-containing protein produces MLAIYILLFVLLLILFILITAIGFTFKLNVLSLEEKKELRGIFTVKWLLFSHTFSVEEPGERESPLEEPEIPIEGAIITGEQGEAGPQEPERVRAVTETKDKVETGERRETEEKRLKEERVEVYEDKKEKIREDKCKRGIIARIRGKNEPEEEKAPQTGMTTREKLHWGFEAYKSLKKPMLRLFFDLFKGIKIKRLDSYMAFGLDDPADTGILCGFIHSIAGLVYNRCRHCSFSINPVFMNPIMDFRGSIEIRVRIYSLIFPMLRFMLNRKTLSFTYLIIKEKVWGRWKSNS; encoded by the coding sequence ATGCTGGCAATCTATATTCTCCTGTTTGTTCTCCTATTGATTTTATTCATACTTATTACAGCAATAGGTTTCACCTTCAAGCTTAATGTTCTCAGTCTGGAAGAGAAGAAAGAACTCAGAGGCATATTTACTGTAAAATGGCTGCTCTTTTCCCATACTTTCTCAGTTGAGGAACCTGGAGAAAGAGAGAGCCCTCTTGAAGAGCCCGAAATACCGATAGAGGGTGCAATAATAACAGGGGAACAAGGGGAAGCTGGTCCACAGGAACCTGAAAGAGTGCGAGCCGTTACAGAAACAAAGGATAAGGTTGAGACAGGGGAAAGAAGGGAGACTGAAGAAAAAAGGCTGAAAGAGGAAAGAGTAGAAGTATATGAAGATAAAAAGGAGAAAATACGCGAGGATAAATGTAAAAGAGGTATAATTGCAAGGATAAGGGGAAAAAATGAGCCTGAAGAGGAGAAAGCCCCACAAACGGGAATGACCACCAGGGAAAAACTTCATTGGGGCTTTGAAGCGTATAAATCCTTGAAAAAACCTATGCTTCGTTTATTTTTCGATTTGTTTAAAGGGATAAAAATTAAGCGTCTGGATTCTTACATGGCTTTTGGTCTTGACGATCCGGCAGACACGGGCATACTTTGTGGATTCATACATTCTATTGCGGGATTGGTCTACAACCGATGCAGGCACTGCAGTTTTTCTATTAATCCTGTGTTTATGAATCCGATAATGGATTTTCGGGGGAGTATAGAGATTCGTGTAAGAATATATTCTCTGATTTTCCCAATGCTAAGATTTATGCTAAACCGGAAAACTTTATCTTTTACCTATTTGATTATTAAGGAAAAAGTTTGGGGGAGATGGAAGTCCAACTCCTAA
- a CDS encoding NOP5/NOP56 family protein, protein MKINTWFGVLETDMAGEILESRLLPKNVRELALNSLSLRDGRLNLPPEGFDLKAAALESGFAESSAEYYSILHEIALEAAKLQVSGALTPDQRIIQAVEALDDINETSNVLSERLSEWYGGYFPESGLSGEDLALFIIKYGSRENVGSEDPFYSKASTSMGAKLESADEALLKGFAESVRSLYERRRQLEAYIENSMELVAPNLKLIAGPMLGARLISLAGSLEKLAEFPSSTIQVIGASKALFKHLRARAPSPKHGIIYSHPLINTAPWWVRGKIARAVASKLSLAARMDFYSREIDPSITEKLEAKVSQIRAQNPRPPLKRQEIEAKPKKRRRR, encoded by the coding sequence TTGAAGATCAATACCTGGTTTGGAGTTCTTGAGACAGACATGGCCGGAGAAATTTTGGAATCCAGACTTCTCCCAAAAAATGTCCGGGAGCTTGCCCTTAATTCTCTTTCTCTAAGGGATGGCAGGTTGAATCTTCCTCCTGAAGGCTTTGATCTTAAAGCTGCAGCTCTTGAGAGCGGGTTTGCAGAATCTTCGGCTGAATATTACTCTATTTTACACGAAATTGCTCTTGAAGCTGCAAAACTCCAGGTTTCAGGTGCTCTCACCCCTGACCAGCGAATTATTCAGGCTGTGGAAGCGCTCGACGATATTAATGAGACGTCAAATGTCCTTTCTGAAAGGCTTTCCGAATGGTATGGAGGTTATTTCCCGGAGAGTGGGTTAAGTGGAGAAGACCTCGCCCTTTTTATTATAAAATATGGTTCTCGCGAAAATGTTGGCTCGGAAGACCCATTTTATTCGAAAGCAAGTACTTCGATGGGTGCAAAACTTGAGTCTGCAGACGAAGCACTCCTTAAAGGTTTCGCAGAAAGTGTGCGCAGCCTCTATGAGCGAAGGCGACAGCTTGAGGCTTATATTGAGAATAGCATGGAGTTGGTCGCACCCAACCTTAAACTTATTGCAGGTCCAATGCTTGGGGCAAGATTGATAAGTTTGGCAGGAAGCCTCGAAAAACTTGCTGAGTTCCCCTCCAGCACCATACAGGTTATAGGTGCTAGCAAAGCGCTTTTCAAACATCTCAGGGCTCGGGCTCCCTCTCCTAAGCACGGGATAATTTACAGTCATCCTCTGATAAATACTGCACCCTGGTGGGTAAGGGGAAAAATAGCGCGGGCTGTTGCATCAAAACTTTCCCTTGCTGCGCGAATGGACTTTTATTCCAGGGAAATAGATCCTTCTATTACGGAAAAACTTGAGGCAAAGGTTTCGCAGATCAGAGCTCAAAATCCCAGACCTCCTCTCAAAAGGCAGGAAATCGAAGCAAAGCCAAAGAAAAGGAGGAGAAGGTGA
- a CDS encoding DUF2162 domain-containing protein, whose product MDSAALSLIGILIGILVFGIKTGIGCGFSNITTKEILAIGGSYFFLALLFGTVTDRISLETFESFSSMGMGIHVLVSLFLIVAGVYTQKKWNAGKDVSRHTFLAISMPCPVCLAALAASCMLLSGSLNFSGIKIGIFVGIAFFIAVVASSFLFRFGKIKLGKTPETMGSAMMLIGIYYLLGALLIPAYIQTKKMNLVSTGGGETGIVPLMAFGIVVLAGFFLERIRRHDL is encoded by the coding sequence ATGGACTCTGCGGCATTATCTCTTATTGGTATTTTGATAGGTATTCTTGTCTTTGGGATTAAAACTGGAATAGGTTGTGGATTTTCAAACATCACCACAAAAGAAATTCTGGCAATTGGAGGTAGTTACTTTTTTTTGGCTCTTTTATTCGGAACCGTTACTGACCGCATAAGCCTGGAAACCTTTGAGAGTTTTTCCTCAATGGGTATGGGAATTCATGTACTTGTTTCCCTGTTTCTTATAGTGGCCGGAGTTTACACCCAGAAAAAGTGGAATGCGGGAAAGGATGTATCCAGGCATACTTTCCTGGCTATATCCATGCCCTGTCCTGTCTGTCTGGCAGCCCTTGCAGCATCCTGCATGTTACTTTCAGGAAGCCTCAACTTTTCCGGGATAAAAATAGGGATTTTTGTAGGGATTGCTTTTTTTATAGCAGTGGTGGCCTCTTCTTTTCTTTTCAGGTTTGGGAAAATCAAGCTTGGAAAAACCCCTGAAACTATGGGAAGTGCCATGATGCTGATCGGAATTTATTATCTTTTAGGGGCTCTGCTAATTCCAGCTTATATACAAACAAAAAAGATGAACCTTGTTTCAACCGGAGGAGGAGAGACCGGAATCGTTCCTCTTATGGCTTTTGGGATCGTTGTCCTTGCAGGTTTCTTCCTGGAACGCATAAGGAGGCATGACCTGTGA
- a CDS encoding ArsR family transcriptional regulator — MVANVMKDSGMNRDGENLFKAISSDTRLSILGHLSEGDKHISGLAREIGISVPVAARHVKILEKAELIERKKFGNTHMIGIKLSNIYSFLDHFAENRKLEVEQGTTLLEALKSVAAVEIKKVGNRIKVVSTDGEEGFYVYEVDGKFSSKTVDEYEFHEDAVVEWKKLVPVTKKRLLVSIRR; from the coding sequence ATGGTAGCAAATGTTATGAAGGATTCAGGAATGAATAGAGATGGAGAAAACCTTTTTAAAGCGATTTCAAGTGACACGCGCCTCTCAATTCTCGGACACCTGAGTGAAGGGGATAAACATATATCCGGCTTAGCAAGAGAAATAGGAATTTCCGTGCCTGTGGCTGCCAGACATGTGAAAATCCTGGAAAAAGCCGAACTTATAGAAAGGAAAAAGTTCGGAAATACTCATATGATAGGCATCAAACTGAGCAATATCTATTCTTTTCTGGATCACTTTGCAGAAAACAGGAAACTTGAGGTTGAACAAGGCACGACCCTCCTCGAGGCTCTGAAAAGCGTGGCTGCAGTAGAAATTAAGAAAGTGGGGAATAGAATCAAGGTTGTCTCTACGGATGGAGAAGAAGGATTTTATGTATATGAAGTGGATGGCAAATTCTCGAGTAAGACGGTAGACGAATATGAATTTCATGAAGATGCCGTAGTAGAGTGGAAAAAGCTAGTGCCCGTAACGAAAAAAAGACTGCTGGTAAGCATCAGAAGGTAA
- the tnpA gene encoding IS200/IS605 family transposase — translation MEYEHKNHSKFLLMYHVIFVCKYRKKILEPLNAELKQTIHDIEKESDFEILEMETDKDHIHMLIKSEPKVSVVSIVRKLKQETTNRLWKSQGNYLKRYYWGEKTLWSDGYFASTIGNVSKEIAEAYIRNQG, via the coding sequence ATGGAGTATGAGCACAAGAATCACAGTAAGTTTTTGCTTATGTACCATGTTATTTTTGTTTGCAAGTACAGGAAAAAGATATTAGAACCACTTAACGCAGAACTTAAACAGACTATTCACGATATTGAAAAAGAGTCTGACTTTGAAATACTGGAAATGGAAACTGACAAAGATCATATCCACATGTTAATTAAGAGTGAGCCTAAAGTTTCAGTTGTATCTATAGTTAGAAAACTGAAACAAGAGACTACAAATAGGTTATGGAAAAGTCAAGGCAACTATCTTAAAAGATATTATTGGGGAGAAAAGACTTTGTGGAGTGATGGGTATTTTGCCTCAACTATAGGAAATGTTAGTAAGGAAATAGCTGAGGCATACATCAGGAACCAAGGTTAA
- a CDS encoding GerW family sporulation protein, translating to MGVEDTIREIASELEKIATTKTVVGDPITAAGKTIIPISKISMGFGAGGGEGKRDSESGYGGGGGAGAKIEPVAFIMLSEEEARIFRISERGDAGSLISSIPDLVPEIMDKLKGMRGKKKEEKAEETIFKEREVSEKEILEKKVPEKEVPKKETVEETEIKIEEGCVH from the coding sequence TTGGGTGTAGAAGACACTATTAGAGAAATTGCAAGCGAACTTGAGAAAATCGCGACTACCAAAACCGTAGTAGGAGACCCTATTACTGCTGCCGGGAAAACAATTATTCCGATTTCAAAAATTAGTATGGGTTTCGGAGCAGGCGGAGGAGAGGGGAAGAGAGACTCTGAATCCGGATACGGTGGAGGCGGGGGGGCAGGCGCGAAGATTGAGCCTGTAGCGTTCATTATGCTTTCCGAAGAAGAAGCTAGAATCTTCCGAATCTCGGAAAGAGGTGATGCTGGGTCGCTTATTAGTTCGATTCCTGACCTTGTGCCTGAAATTATGGACAAGCTTAAAGGCATGAGAGGCAAGAAAAAAGAAGAAAAGGCTGAGGAAACAATATTTAAAGAAAGGGAAGTTTCGGAAAAAGAGATTTTGGAAAAAAAAGTTCCGGAGAAAGAAGTTCCGAAAAAGGAGACCGTAGAGGAAACAGAGATTAAGATTGAAGAGGGATGCGTTCACTGA
- a CDS encoding MotA/TolQ/ExbB proton channel family protein, translating to MSMMDLLSDMMNVFSSALLIPVMLLLTLLVFLSLIQLGEFLSEYTKRNRDWSNLETNCKKIERDLQNSDFSEASRSLEDIKQNYMVTSFAKDAAKYLEERHLPAIERLSQEYEIKMAKRLEHTKIISTIGPMLGLMGTLIPLGPALIGLSSGDLETLARNLMIAFATTVVGLFAAGIGYVLTQVRRRWYWEDMSDIDYILDTIEDNN from the coding sequence GTGAGCATGATGGATTTATTATCTGACATGATGAATGTTTTCTCCTCGGCTTTGCTGATCCCTGTAATGCTGCTCCTTACTCTCCTTGTGTTTCTGTCCCTGATTCAACTGGGAGAATTCCTCTCCGAATACACAAAAAGGAATAGGGACTGGAGTAATCTGGAAACTAATTGTAAGAAAATTGAGCGTGATCTTCAAAATTCGGATTTTTCGGAAGCATCCAGATCTCTTGAGGACATAAAGCAAAATTACATGGTCACTTCTTTTGCAAAAGATGCCGCAAAATATCTGGAAGAGCGACATCTACCTGCAATTGAGAGACTTTCGCAGGAATATGAGATAAAGATGGCAAAACGGCTTGAGCATACAAAAATTATCTCAACCATTGGTCCCATGCTCGGGCTTATGGGAACTCTGATTCCATTAGGTCCTGCTCTTATAGGTCTTTCGTCAGGAGACCTCGAGACCCTTGCACGAAACCTCATGATCGCCTTTGCAACAACTGTTGTAGGACTTTTTGCAGCCGGAATAGGCTATGTACTTACACAGGTCAGAAGGCGCTGGTACTGGGAAGACATGTCTGATATCGATTACATCCTGGATACAATTGAGGACAACAACTGA
- a CDS encoding DUF2149 domain-containing protein, whose product MRKSRRFRRTGLLKDEDEQNPMATVANVFDVAMVFSVALLVALVMSYQLPELLSSKEDFTIVKNPGAQDMKMIIKEEGKPIEVLNMTDSIGGGTGEALGTAYRLADGRVIYVPEDAEDNSTSSSTTSTSD is encoded by the coding sequence ATGCGAAAATCCAGAAGATTCAGGCGGACAGGACTTTTAAAAGACGAGGATGAGCAAAATCCCATGGCCACTGTTGCCAATGTTTTTGATGTCGCAATGGTCTTTTCTGTGGCTCTGCTGGTTGCACTTGTTATGTCATATCAACTTCCTGAACTTCTGAGCTCTAAAGAAGATTTTACGATTGTTAAAAATCCGGGAGCTCAGGATATGAAGATGATCATCAAAGAAGAAGGGAAACCCATTGAAGTTCTGAACATGACTGATAGTATTGGAGGGGGAACAGGAGAAGCCCTTGGAACGGCTTACAGGCTTGCCGATGGAAGGGTAATCTACGTACCTGAGGATGCCGAAGATAATAGTACATCCAGTTCAACTACGTCTACTTCAGACTAA
- a CDS encoding beta-ribofuranosylaminobenzene 5'-phosphate synthase family protein, giving the protein MPPGPVLFRRNFPDWPIVLAIPNSKGAHDAEEVDIFKKFCPIPLAEVQEICHVILMLMLPALVEEDLESFGRAVNYFQTVGFKRREVELQSQPVLDIMRYMRDNGASGSGISSFGPVVYGIVGSQGEGKRLQQEVQRMLDESLGGRALLTKARNRGADVFGGPD; this is encoded by the coding sequence GTGCCTCCAGGACCTGTCCTCTTTAGAAGAAACTTCCCGGATTGGCCTATAGTCCTTGCAATTCCTAATAGCAAAGGGGCTCATGATGCTGAAGAGGTAGATATTTTTAAAAAATTCTGTCCAATTCCCCTTGCTGAAGTTCAGGAAATCTGCCATGTAATTCTAATGTTGATGCTTCCTGCACTTGTGGAGGAAGACCTGGAAAGTTTCGGCAGGGCAGTTAACTACTTCCAGACTGTAGGCTTTAAGAGAAGAGAAGTCGAGCTCCAATCTCAACCTGTTCTGGATATTATGAGATATATGCGTGATAATGGTGCAAGCGGCTCAGGCATCAGTTCTTTCGGCCCGGTGGTTTACGGAATTGTCGGAAGTCAAGGGGAAGGCAAAAGGCTACAGCAAGAAGTCCAGCGCATGCTTGACGAGTCCCTTGGCGGAAGAGCCCTGCTCACAAAGGCAAGAAACCGAGGTGCAGACGTTTTCGGGGGCCCGGATTGA
- the tnpB gene encoding IS200/IS605 family element RNA-guided endonuclease TnpB, whose product MMKAFKFRLYPTEAQAGKLNQHIGSCRFVYNWALSQKIKTYEQTGKSISRFDLNKLIPALKTSNEWLGEVNSQSLQGMTKQVESAFTRFFREKNGFPKFKSKKNPIQSFPVPQHYSVDFENNTVKLPKIGEIKAVLHRHFEGELKTATVSKTCKGDYYISILVEDGKELPVKETFTESTTVGIDVGIKDFAVLSTGETVENPKYLKNSLKRLKVLQKRVSRKQKGSKNRAKAKRRLAVLYDKITNQRNDFQNKLSFRLVSENQAVALETLNVKGMVKNHHLAQAISDSAWSSFVTKLEYKAQWFGKTVLRIGQFEPSSKLCSVCGYHNKELQLKDREWTCPDCKTKHDRDINAAINIKKFALIDQNLIGV is encoded by the coding sequence ATGATGAAAGCGTTCAAGTTTAGACTATATCCGACAGAAGCCCAAGCTGGTAAACTTAATCAGCACATAGGTAGCTGCCGCTTTGTCTATAACTGGGCACTCAGTCAGAAAATTAAAACATATGAACAAACTGGAAAGTCTATTTCTAGGTTTGACTTAAACAAATTAATTCCAGCTTTAAAAACCTCTAATGAATGGTTAGGTGAGGTAAACTCTCAATCATTACAGGGAATGACTAAACAAGTAGAGTCCGCTTTCACTAGATTCTTTAGAGAAAAGAACGGATTCCCTAAATTTAAGTCTAAAAAGAATCCTATACAGTCTTTCCCAGTACCTCAGCACTATAGTGTTGATTTTGAAAACAACACTGTTAAGCTTCCTAAAATTGGAGAGATTAAAGCAGTTCTGCACAGACACTTTGAAGGTGAGTTGAAAACAGCAACCGTTTCAAAGACTTGTAAAGGAGATTACTACATTAGTATCCTTGTTGAAGATGGAAAAGAACTTCCAGTAAAGGAAACTTTCACAGAATCAACAACAGTAGGAATTGATGTAGGTATCAAAGACTTTGCTGTCCTTTCAACAGGAGAAACGGTTGAGAATCCAAAGTACTTGAAAAACTCTCTTAAAAGGCTCAAAGTATTACAGAAAAGAGTATCAAGGAAACAGAAAGGCTCTAAGAACAGAGCAAAAGCTAAACGAAGACTTGCTGTACTCTATGACAAAATAACAAATCAGAGAAATGACTTCCAGAACAAACTCTCTTTTAGACTTGTTAGCGAAAACCAAGCTGTAGCTCTGGAAACTCTAAATGTTAAAGGCATGGTTAAGAATCATCATTTAGCACAGGCTATAAGTGATTCTGCATGGAGTAGTTTTGTAACAAAGTTGGAATATAAGGCTCAATGGTTTGGGAAAACTGTTCTGAGAATAGGACAATTTGAACCCTCTTCTAAGCTCTGTAGTGTGTGTGGATACCACAATAAAGAGCTTCAATTGAAAGATAGAGAATGGACTTGCCCAGATTGTAAAACAAAGCATGATAGGGACATTAACGCCGCTATCAACATTAAGAAATTCGCTCTCATAGATCAAAACCTAATAGGGGTTTGA